Proteins from a single region of Nitrososphaerota archaeon:
- a CDS encoding nicotinamide-nucleotide adenylyltransferase produces the protein MRVGVFVGRFQPFHLGHLEAVRYALKRVDYLYVVVGSAQRSHERNNPFTAGERIAMVKGALDGNGIDPSKWMAIPIPDADSHSLWVATVVSMVPRFDAVFTNDALTFLLFKEEGFDVSSVPYLDRQKYSATNVRDRILEQKDWESLVPKEVAELVKKFGGVERVRALIRKDLTGVKHG, from the coding sequence ATGCGCGTCGGTGTATTCGTCGGCCGCTTCCAGCCGTTCCACCTCGGTCACCTCGAGGCGGTCAGATACGCCCTGAAAAGGGTAGACTACCTCTATGTCGTGGTCGGGTCTGCCCAGCGAAGCCACGAGAGGAACAATCCGTTCACTGCCGGGGAGAGGATCGCGATGGTCAAAGGCGCCCTGGACGGGAACGGCATCGACCCTTCGAAGTGGATGGCAATCCCAATCCCTGACGCAGACTCGCATTCGCTCTGGGTCGCCACGGTGGTCTCGATGGTCCCCCGGTTCGACGCCGTCTTCACCAACGACGCCCTCACCTTCCTCTTGTTCAAGGAGGAGGGGTTCGACGTCAGTTCCGTCCCCTACCTAGACAGGCAGAAGTACTCGGCCACTAACGTCAGAGACAGAATCCTTGAGCAGAAGGACTGGGAGAGCCTCGTCCCGAAGGAGGTGGCGGAGCTGGTCAAGAAGTTCGGAGGGGTGGAGAGGGTGAGAGCACTTATCCGGAAGGACCTGACGGGTGTCAAGCATGGATAA
- a CDS encoding alanine--glyoxylate aminotransferase family protein, translating to MDKQKLIMLPGPTNVSERVMQAMLRPVINHRGDSFRELYKGVLEKTRQLFQTQGDVVVLSSSGTGGVEAAVWNLIRPGDVAIVPVFGEFSKRLAETVEMAGGEAVQVASEFGTAPTLEQLKAAMDKAGSFKAMFLVHNETSTGVAVPYVEEATKAAREHGAFAVIDAISSLGGYAIPVDRWGVDVCITGSQKCVAAPPGLALLSVSSRVSEFLESSPSKTRYFEITRYLEYGKKGETPFTPALPLYYALDEALEELIEEGLEKRVQRHDRMSQLIYDGMAGLGLSAVAERSVRSKTVIASYYPKGIDDAKFRRSLSQEKGVVIAGGFGPFAGRVFRVGCMGQINEGYVKTTVEAVRDTLAAFGG from the coding sequence ATGGATAAGCAGAAGCTGATTATGCTGCCGGGGCCCACCAACGTCTCGGAGCGGGTCATGCAGGCGATGCTCAGACCTGTGATAAACCACAGGGGGGACTCGTTCAGGGAGCTCTACAAGGGGGTCCTGGAAAAGACGAGGCAACTCTTCCAGACGCAGGGCGACGTCGTGGTGCTGTCGTCGTCTGGGACCGGCGGGGTCGAAGCAGCAGTCTGGAACCTCATCCGCCCTGGAGACGTCGCGATCGTCCCCGTGTTCGGGGAGTTCAGCAAGAGGCTGGCCGAGACGGTCGAGATGGCGGGGGGTGAAGCGGTGCAGGTGGCATCCGAATTCGGCACGGCCCCGACCCTAGAACAGCTGAAGGCGGCCATGGACAAGGCTGGAAGCTTCAAGGCGATGTTCCTCGTGCACAACGAGACGAGCACGGGGGTGGCGGTCCCGTACGTGGAGGAGGCAACGAAGGCGGCCAGGGAGCACGGAGCCTTCGCGGTGATAGATGCGATTTCGAGCCTGGGAGGATACGCCATCCCGGTGGACCGCTGGGGAGTAGACGTCTGCATCACAGGGAGTCAGAAGTGCGTCGCCGCCCCCCCGGGGCTCGCCCTGCTTTCGGTGAGCAGCAGGGTCAGCGAGTTCCTGGAAAGCTCCCCTTCGAAGACCAGATATTTCGAGATCACAAGATATCTCGAATACGGTAAGAAGGGGGAGACCCCCTTCACGCCCGCCCTCCCGCTCTACTACGCCCTGGACGAGGCCCTCGAGGAACTCATTGAGGAAGGGCTTGAGAAGAGGGTACAGAGGCACGACAGGATGTCGCAATTGATCTATGACGGCATGGCGGGGCTCGGCCTGAGCGCCGTGGCCGAGAGGTCGGTGAGGTCGAAGACGGTGATTGCCTCGTACTACCCGAAGGGGATAGACGACGCGAAGTTCCGGAGGTCCCTGTCTCAGGAGAAGGGGGTCGTGATAGCCGGGGGGTTCGGGCCGTTCGCTGGCAGGGTGTTCAGGGTGGGGTGCATGGGGCAGATAAACGAAGGATACGTCAAGACCACGGTAGAGGCGGTCCGCGACACCCTCGCGGCGTTCGGCGGCTGA
- a CDS encoding FKBP-type peptidyl-prolyl cis-trans isomerase: MPLDKGTLIFANYTAYVKDTGEGIESTVESEAKRLKIYEESRKYEPRLEAVGEGWLISGLDSEVAKLSVGDKKQIELAPEKAFGNRDPTQLRMVPLRKFGEREHDLAVGDSVEIDNRVGIVRFIGSGRAQVDFNHRLAGKSIIYDFEVLRKVETDDDKVRALIDRRLAADGGTPGFQLADGKVTVTIPEGLFLVEGLQIIKRGIANDVFKFVPTVAALSFVERFNNEKAKQTEPPKEAKPAEPPTEEKPTAPEKPRRKKAGAAAKAP; encoded by the coding sequence ATGCCGCTAGACAAAGGGACGCTGATATTCGCCAACTACACCGCCTACGTGAAGGACACGGGCGAGGGGATCGAATCCACCGTCGAGTCGGAGGCGAAGCGCCTCAAGATATACGAAGAGTCGAGGAAATACGAGCCCAGGCTCGAGGCAGTAGGCGAGGGGTGGCTCATATCCGGCCTGGACTCGGAGGTCGCGAAGCTGTCGGTGGGGGACAAGAAGCAGATAGAGCTCGCCCCTGAGAAGGCTTTCGGCAACAGGGACCCGACTCAGCTCCGGATGGTCCCGCTCCGCAAGTTCGGCGAGAGAGAGCACGACCTCGCAGTCGGGGATTCGGTCGAGATCGACAACAGGGTAGGCATAGTCAGGTTCATCGGATCGGGGCGAGCGCAGGTAGACTTCAACCACCGGCTGGCCGGGAAGTCGATAATCTACGACTTCGAAGTGCTCCGGAAGGTGGAGACGGACGACGACAAGGTGAGGGCGCTGATCGACAGGAGGCTCGCCGCCGACGGAGGGACCCCCGGCTTCCAGCTTGCCGACGGCAAGGTGACGGTGACGATACCCGAGGGGCTGTTCCTGGTTGAAGGGCTGCAGATCATCAAACGAGGCATTGCGAACGACGTGTTCAAGTTCGTCCCGACGGTCGCCGCACTTAGCTTCGTGGAGAGGTTCAACAACGAGAAGGCCAAACAGACGGAACCTCCCAAGGAGGCAAAGCCTGCAGAACCCCCGACGGAGGAGAAGCCGACGGCACCTGAGAAGCCCCGGAGGAAGAAGGCCGGAGCCGCTGCAAAGGCGCCTTAG
- a CDS encoding iron-containing alcohol dehydrogenase: MRSGLKPRPLASLNVEPGYHLMELPNRVLIGEGVLGRLGEFVGDEARKKKVVVASGSNVASKVKGSIDSALGGSPLWVEVTAADLGNVRKVERAASMSACIIGVGGGKSVDVGKLAAFRLGVSFYSVPTSASHDGISSPFASLKGLDRPYSVMAKPPVGILADIGVIASAPRRLLASGCGDLVSKLTAVKDWQLSQKVTGEYYGGYSASLALMSAGVVLDRSRMIGKFGTESVRELVEALISTGVAAGIAGSSRPCSGSEHLFSHYLDILAPTSGLHGEKCGIGTIMMAKLHGLDWRRVRSALRNVGAPVDASAIGVSDADIIRSLVKASSIRPDRFTILSTKKLDEKRAAALAKATGVI, from the coding sequence ATGAGAAGCGGCCTTAAACCACGGCCGTTGGCGTCCCTGAACGTGGAGCCTGGCTATCACCTCATGGAACTCCCTAACAGGGTCCTCATCGGCGAGGGGGTCCTGGGACGCCTCGGCGAGTTCGTCGGAGACGAGGCCCGGAAGAAGAAGGTCGTCGTCGCGTCCGGGTCCAACGTCGCCTCCAAGGTGAAGGGCTCCATAGACTCGGCCCTCGGTGGGAGCCCCCTCTGGGTGGAGGTCACGGCTGCGGACCTGGGCAACGTCCGGAAGGTCGAGCGCGCGGCGTCCATGTCGGCTTGCATCATCGGGGTGGGAGGAGGGAAGAGCGTCGACGTCGGGAAGCTCGCGGCGTTCAGGCTGGGGGTGTCGTTCTATTCGGTCCCAACCAGCGCCTCCCACGACGGGATCTCGAGCCCCTTCGCCTCGCTGAAGGGGTTGGACAGGCCGTACTCCGTAATGGCTAAGCCGCCGGTGGGGATTCTCGCAGACATCGGGGTGATAGCGTCGGCTCCCAGGCGGCTGCTTGCCTCGGGGTGTGGGGATCTTGTGTCGAAGCTGACCGCAGTGAAGGACTGGCAGCTGTCGCAGAAGGTCACGGGTGAGTACTACGGCGGGTATTCCGCTAGCCTGGCGCTGATGAGCGCCGGCGTTGTTCTCGACCGGTCCCGGATGATTGGGAAGTTCGGGACCGAGAGCGTCAGGGAACTGGTGGAGGCGCTGATAAGCACGGGAGTGGCGGCAGGGATAGCAGGTAGCTCCCGCCCCTGCTCAGGTTCGGAGCACCTCTTCAGCCACTACCTCGACATCCTGGCCCCTACTTCGGGGCTTCACGGAGAAAAGTGCGGCATCGGGACCATAATGATGGCCAAGCTCCACGGGCTCGACTGGAGGAGGGTGAGGTCGGCGCTGAGAAACGTCGGGGCGCCCGTCGACGCCTCGGCGATAGGAGTCAGCGACGCTGACATAATCCGGTCTCTGGTGAAAGCAAGCTCAATCCGTCCGGATAGGTTCACCATACTCTCGACGAAGAAGCTCGACGAGAAGCGCGCGGCCGCGCTGGCGAAGGCTACAGGGGTTATCTAA
- a CDS encoding twin-arginine translocase TatA/TatE family subunit has translation MIGSITDWGILAVVVIVLFGGAKKIPELARSMGRAMGEFRKGQAELEKEVAELRTSTDFTGAVKSTPQQPVKEVAPQAHQPINEDREYSRRRISQLEEELKELKEKAGA, from the coding sequence ATGATTGGAAGCATAACCGACTGGGGCATCCTTGCCGTCGTGGTCATCGTTCTCTTCGGGGGCGCGAAGAAGATCCCTGAACTGGCGCGCTCCATGGGCAGAGCGATGGGCGAATTCAGGAAGGGACAGGCCGAGCTGGAGAAGGAAGTGGCAGAGCTGCGGACCTCGACCGACTTTACAGGTGCGGTCAAAAGCACGCCCCAGCAGCCGGTGAAGGAAGTAGCTCCACAGGCGCACCAGCCAATCAACGAAGACAGAGAGTACTCGCGCAGGCGCATATCGCAGCTCGAGGAAGAGCTGAAAGAGCTCAAAGAGAAGGCCGGCG